From the genome of Plectropomus leopardus isolate mb chromosome 4, YSFRI_Pleo_2.0, whole genome shotgun sequence:
caatttcatgttttaatgcagCTTTTAGATTGAGCAGTTGAGCTtttcataaacaaataaactggCTGAACTGGTCCTGTCTTAcctcattttttcacattttgccaccCAGAACTGACCAGTGACCAACTTTTTGCTTGACAGTTACAGCAACTTACAAACACTGAAGTCATGAAACACAggcttgatgtgtttttttttcttattttttcataacCTGACTACACACTAGAGAACTAAATGTAGGAGACACAAGTCCAAAGAAATAGATGTTTATGAAACCCTGCTGACATGTTTTCTATTACAAGGCGATCATTTAAGAGATGCTTTTCAGTACATCATCAGAATGACACAACGGTTGTTGAGTTAATTGTCATGAGGTTAATACCACTTTACTGTAGTCACCACTAAAACATCATAGTGGAATTCGGTTCATTCACCTCGTTTTTCATAAACTTAatctaaatatatatgtattcagCAGACTTCCcagcatacatttttttagagtTAACATACTCAGGAGATGCCTCTTTTTAATAGTTTGAATAAAACAGACATGAtcgaaatgtctttaaatcatGCTAAATGAAGTCATGGTTGTTTAttctaataataacaatgaaaatcatGGTCAAGGTTGGTATTGAATTCAGTCCTTACCCTTAAACGCCTCATGAGACAAAGAATTGGAAAGTAGCAGTAGGTGTTATGCTAATAATCTGGCGTAAAGTGGTTTTGATAGGAGTAGCATGAGGTAGATATCTAAAATCCTAGTGTTGAGTGAAGAATCTGTAAATTATGTGTGTAAGTGTAACTATACAGACATTGATTTAACAAAATATCTTAAGTTTATTTGTCAAGTTCAGTGAACTTAACTCAAATtggtttacatttttacagtgaatataaatcagaatcaaaaaacaaaacacagatttactGTAAAAGCTATATacagtttgatttttatgtGTCTGCACCAAATCATCATATTATAACATATATTACACAtgttgtacacacacacacacacacaaaatcgcTAACAGTAATTCTAAcaaatccattttaaaatggCGCATctccaacaaacaaaaatgacagcaaCAAGCACTTGTGAATCACTCAGTCACTGTAATAGATTTAAGGGCGTTACTGCTGGAAGCGCAGCATTAATACTGATGTGGCAGTTATTGTTGCTGAAATCCACTGAGTAATGGTCTGATGGCATTAAATGTAGCTTATGTCTACTGTGAGCAGAGCATTTAATCAAATGCATATACTACTATGTTATATTACATCTCTCTTAGTGTGATATTGAACACGTGATAAAATGTCCAAAGCAGCTGAAAGTATATAtttcatgatgatgatgaagtatctaaacaaatcaaataaaggctaagtaatatattttatgaaagtacattttttaaaaaaaaaaacattttttggcaaattggaaacattaaaattatGCTGAAGTAATTATTAGAAGTTCCTGTTTGTAATGTACCAATGGGTATACAGACAACTATCACTGGAGCACTTTGATATTGaataaaaccctaaaaacacaataatttgcaGCCAGGTTCTCTAGCTATAAAGAGTGTTTTATTTCTATGATTTCTCTACGGATTTATGAACATTTATTCGCAGTGAACATCCAAGATAACAACGTCCTTGTAAAGTATATGTCACACACCACACCCATCAGAGTTATTTAACACAAACAGTCCAATCAGCATTTGACAGCTCAACACAATTTGTCAAATAATCTTACAGTTGGATTGTGTCCAGTAGGGACGACTAACTGTCTTTATTATTGAGCTCAGAGTTGAGTCTTGACCTTTGTCCACGAGAACAAAGGCTTTTGTCCTTACTGAGGATGCTGGTGTCAACCCGAGAGAGGGTGCACATGCTGCTCTGATGACCCGGTCGATGTCTTGTATTTTGGAGCTCAAGCTCATCATAACTTGAGAACCGCACAAAGGGACACCAGCGGAAAGCTCGCTTGAAGCCAGCGCGGAACCTGCACCCAAATCAACGCCTAACATGTAATCATGCTGCTGTGTACAAATACAGTagctgaatgtgtgtttttagggtTGTGGGAGAGACTTATTTGTACTTACCTGCtgttgaggcagcagtagatgATGGGGTTGTACATGGTGGAGCTCATTGCCAGCCACAGCACTGACAGGTAAACCTGCTGGATGTACTTCCACCTGCTCAGACTCTTGTTGAGACCTGTCACAATGAAGTAGACATGATAGGGGAGCCAACAGAGGGCAAAGGTCACCACTACAATgatcatcatcttcaccacctgcaagaggaagaaaagaaatactCACATTATTAGCAGAACAGCACTCCAGTGAGACACCTTCACTCAGCATACACATGGCACGtatgtttttcaacataatgATGTGCAACATTATAGCCAATAGGGAGTGTCATACtcttaacaacaacaatataatCCAGAAATTATCTTCATTAAACAAAGCTTCCTGGATATCATGCACTCcatgtataaaattaaaatgtatttgctggGGATCAGGATTTCTGGAGGCTTTAGGTTTTACCCGACTTTTTTCAAATAGGGAAAATAGGGTTAAAGCAGCTTtaaataattcagattttttcacaGTGACTGCAAACCTTTGATAAATGTTTCCTCACACCATGTCATCCATTTGAAACTTTTTCACTGCAATTTTGAAGGTTTGAAGCCATGTAGAATCAGGGTGAGGGTTTCTGGAGCAATTTCACCATCTTCCAAGGTGCATGGAGAAGGGAGATTAATCTAAGGCATAGAAACTCAAGCAATACTTGTATTATATAGAACAACTTTATTAAAAGACCACCATGTTTTGGCTTGTGGCCTTGCCACCCTGACAAAGGCCACAAGCCAAAACGCGTGTTGCTAGAGTTTGTAAGGCAATGCTTGAAGCCATGGTAGTTCTTTATATGCACATTGTCTCTGAAGTAGGAagtttgttgtctgttttcctTCATTCTGATCAAACTGCCTTTTCTATTCAAAAAATCAAGAATGGCTGATGAATGAAGAGAGGGAAAGGTCAGTAATGACGCACCAGACCCAGCAGGTTCCAGGTAAGATGGTTGAGAGAGCAGCACAGAGCTCATCAGTGTGTTGCATTACAATACACATGCCCTGCAGAGCTGTAGGGCGTTAAAAGGAGCAGGAGGCTATTATACCAACAGCAGAGGCTCATCTGCTGGACGGAGATGAGAGCGACACCGTCTCATCTCCGGCCTAAATGGCATCTTGTCAGTGTGGGCCTTCTAATCAAGTGTGACATTGTCCTGGCATTTAGAAATCTCTTTTATCTCTCATTGCTCATTTTTTCCTGCAATCAGAgcttctgatgattttttttttttcaaataagcCCTCGGAAAGGCTGTAAATGGCAAACCTGCACCTGTCGCTGTATTTATTTCTGGatgctaaatgtgtgtgtgtgtgtgattgttgtgtaatttcttttgtAGGCTCTCAGTTCATTACAgtcattttacagaataaatttgagtttaaaatcaataaaattaatgaGTGTACTTTGGCCATTGTcaaaaaagttgaatatttgttttattttttaaaatttcatccAAAACATCCTTCATCACCAAATATTTCCTCAGCTTAACCTTTGCACTTTCTCTTTGAATAAGCATGTTAACCTGCAGTATTTGTGACTTTTATTGATAAATGTTACTCTTTAGTGTTAATCCCGGGGGTTGTCTTGATAGATAGTCGTCATGACAGCTGTGATGGCCTTAATCCCTGTTTAACCCAACCCTCACAGCACAACTGCAAAGCACACTGCACAGTCTGGCTGATGATGTCTAACTACAAAGGAAAACGTGCCtctggatgttttttctgtacTTCTAGGATGCTAAGCTAAGTTTaccaaaatctaaattaaaGGAATGCTTCTTCCACAAAAAGATCAATAAttcaccctgtgttacattgaatttgtgaggaaaactttgtttttctcgaaTGCCTTTATAGTGAACGAAGAATCCGgtaactgagaaaattcttgatgttctcatttatccagtcgtatgctcagtatttcccaacCATGCGCATTTTACACTAAAACATCACTATTTCAAACACTTCGGCATAAAAAATCTCATGCACAGACGAGTCATACATCTAGGCAAGTGAGTACAATTGCACTGTGCTCACTGGAACGCACGACAAGAGTTCAAATGCACACATTGACCAGGCATGCCACTCTTatgcaaaagtgttttaaattataatattttagcAAGAATGCATGTATTTGTATACCTGTCGAgttggattatactgcaagatgtgtgagagtttgcgagtggatgttttgatatacttttgctgctgttaaatgtggccctctatgacttcagttcatcaaacattttctcagttttgggATTGTTCATTCACTGTGAAGGCACAGCGGAAAAACTAAGTTTTCCTCATAAATTCAATGTAACAGGGAGTGAGTAACCGATATACAAATAATCATTGAAGTATTACTTTACTAATACCTGAATTGCGTTTAAAGCAGCTCTGCATGGTCCACTTTACttatcaagtcaagtcaaaactGCTTCACAGTATTTTGCCAAACTGcagaccttttttgttttagtagCCTGTTTCGCTTCCTCCCCATCCAGCAGAggtcttttttgtctgtttgggaCTTGTGTTCATGGAAGatacttgtacttgtacttgataGTTACAAGTatcaagttcttttttttcttaatttaggGTTAaggttttgttgattttaatgtTGCCGTTTCAttcttgtctttattttctgcagaaaaagagccatcttcaattttttttcttattaagaATGAAACATATAACCAACTGAGGTTTGCCTTTTCTCTAAGATTTTTGCTTACTTTTACTTCTAAAATTAAAAGCTATCAACATGCAGATTCCAATCCATCTCCCTGTATGTTTTATCACACTTAATCTTGATCACAGCAGTGTATCAGCTTCAGCTTCCCTTAGACAGGTAAAAACTGCCCAAGTAGACTACCATGTGAGCAGAAATCATATATCATAGCATTCAGTTATACGCCACTTTGTTGTCCATTCATGAAAACTATTAAATAACTTTTACACTTGAGGCAAAACCTGATgtacaaaagacacaaaaaccaaatcaaatgaaaaagtgcaaataaaaagtataaatgcatgaaataaaGGTGTGTTTACCTTCCGTTTGGCTCTAAGCTGTCCATGATAGGTGTCAGATGAGTCTCCTGGGATCTCCCCTCCCCACAGAGTCACCCCCACGATGGTGTAAGTGACGCCCATCACCCCTAATGGCAGCACATAAACCAGAACTGTAACTATGATATGATACCtgcgaaagagagagagagaaaaaaagcatcaccggtacattttttaattggtgTGACAATGACGAGAAGGATGAAGAGATTGTGATCTGTAACCTGGAGTTAATAATAGGGAAATGTACACAAGGAACTAAATTACAGTCCAGCTTTGCCATGATGATACGGCTTGACATGAGCTAAATGAAAGATGTTTGTCAGTGTTCTTACATGAAGGGGTCATCGGCCATGCGGGGCCAGGCCACGTAGCAGAGGGTCCTGCGAGGCAGAGTTCGGGTGGTGGAGAAGTAGCAGAGAGGGAAGGCCAGAACCACGGCCAGACTCCAGATACAGACAATAACTCCCATGGTGGCTTTTGCTGACAGACGAGGCTTCAGAGGATGGATGATGGCCATGTACctacaggtcagaggtcacaatATTGGCGTGAGCTTTAACTTTGTTCTTAAATTCAAACATCACACAAAACATAACAGTGTCAGTATGTTGCACTTCATGCAAACCTGACCACTGCTAGCATTTTGCAGAGTACGTCACTATGACTCACTCATCTGTCTAGAGAAAAGTTCAAAGTTGTTCAATAAAATGGGTCAATGACTCAATCAATGCCAATGAATCAATTGGCATTGATGATGCTTCTATGTCATAACTGTTTTTGGGGGTTAGGGTAaaaattttgttgattttaatgttctttcttgtctttattttctgcagaaagGGAACCACCttctatacattttatttagtgaGCCTTTGTAACATTAAGCCCATACATATTGTGTTTGAACAATTGTAACTTTTACAATTCAGGCAATACCTAATGCACATGAGTAAAATATTTGCTTGCAAATACACCCATCtatcacaaaaaaagctaattgGAGAGAAAAGGTGTAAATATAGAGTGGTCGCATCAAatcaattaaatatattttccactAATATACTTTTTTAGTCATAAGTTCTCAGGCATCTTAGGCATGTATGCTCTGAAATAATGTGACTGCATTTTAAAAGGATGCCTTTGTTTCAAGTTCTCATTTTTTACAACCAGTGCTGGACATAGCAGATATAGACCCTATAGGCACGTAACCCCAACCccaccacacaaaaaaagagaaaaaatactgcatttattACAAAAGAGCAAGAcctaatgaaaaataaagacaagtAAACAAATCAGTgtacaaacaataataataaataaacaaaaaatgcatacaaTATGTACAATTTGAGAATTTCGTCCTGCAAATTTGCTAGGTCTGGCACTGGTTGCTTAAATTGAAAACTTGAAACAAATGCATACTTTTGAAATACAGCCACAGATCTGAATTAAACTAAAACTTCCATAAAAGTAACAGCAAGATCTACCAGTGATTACAACTGAATcttacaataaagaaaacatagaaaCCTTTTTCCCCTGATGAATTACAGTAAGGCCATCACACTCTAGTATATGTGCTTTTGAGCTTTTGTGTTTAATCGCGTAGAATTTATCAAAGCATTGCAGCAATTTTCAATtgaaaaatatcctaaataagttttctttaaataagtTAACTGATACAAATTACGGTGAAatacaaactgtaaaatatgtctTGTAAAATAATCTAGAGCCATGCAGACCCATTACATTAGAAATGATTAGACTTGTATAATTTGTGAAATAAACTCACTAATAAGGCTTAAGGGCTACTGTGTGATAGTATCGTCCTCATACCTGTCGATGGCTATCGCTGTCATGGAGTAGATGCTGGCAAACACAGCGGTGACCGGGAAAAAGTTGTGGAACCTGCAGTACACCTCTCCAAAATACCACTCCCCATGAGCCGCGTAGATGAAGTTGATGAGGGTGTTAAATGCAGCCATCGAAACATCGGAGAAAGCCAAGTTCAGCAGGAAATAGTTGGTGACGGTTCTCATCCGCTTGTGCGCCAGAATAATCCAAATCACAATCAAGTTCCCGAAAACTGCCACTGCCAGCACCGTGCTGTACGCCACCGACCACAGCGCGATGCGCCACGGCGGCTGCACGAACTGGTTGGTCAAATTCCTTGTTGTGTTGGAGTCGTCCCGTTCAGAGGCCATTCCTCAAGAGTCCCCAGTCAATCTGCTTTAGTCTGCTGTTGACAGGCGGCATAAATCACTTTGGAAACTCTGATGCGCAGCATACGCGCATGGTTAACATGTGACCAGAGATACAGAAAGCGTGGTCCTGATGCAACCACTCTGCCATCACCCACCCACAGATACAGAGAAGGATGGATTCAGTAATCATGTTtcgtttattttttattttattttttttattttacattaatactTGACACTGTTATTACTACTGTATGAGATATGAAAAATAGGCTGTTTCAGCAGTTCACAAATTTGCACTGGTGAGGGAAATATTCAGACCatttattaaagtaaaagaaccattactaaaattttaaaaataagctgTTAATGGTAAAAGTATGAAATTATAACGATAAAAggataatcaggaaaatgtactcaAGGTATTTAAAGCGCTCAGTGCATAAAAATGTCCCCTGTAACTGTTTTACAATTAAATCATTAGATTCTTATTATTTGTGcattaacatgaaaatataattttactgtGGTGAAGCTAATTTTGAACtgcattcttttttattaaggATTAATCTGTTGACTATTTctgcacatttcatttttgttttgttgaaccAACCGTTCaaatctcaaaattataaataaataattaaaaaataaatattaaaaggaaaagctgcaaattttcacatttaagaggCAGGAATCAGgaaatgttttaacatgaaaaatgactaaattatTAGTTATAGTAGTTGCCATTAATTTTCCATCAGCTGACTGATGAATTGTCTAATTGTCTCAGCTTGTGAAGCTTTTTATAGGTTTTGTACAACACAGTTGCCAGCAGAAAATGTTGGCGTTGTACGTTTCCGTCAACCGACAATATATCATGTTTCatacaaatcaatgtttctgaACTGATGAGCAgactttgtcattgggaggtggaggggatagTGGATGGCGAAGATGCCTGCTTAACTGCAggccactgtttgagaccaacaaacaacaaaaatggttgGGAATTAGTGGGTCATTGCTGAGCTGACAGCAgcttttaggcaccaaacatgagTGGTTTGTAGtgacctgtcactgttttgaGATCGCGCcatgaaaaaatgttattctgaaCAAAGacatggttctgtttcttgcagGGATCGTGCCCCCATAAACGGTCTTTTCCTAACCACCATAAGCACCTTAATTGATAgatttttgtgccttaaccttAACACATGTTAACTACAGCGTATCCACCTAAAACACATGGAAATGTGACGTGTCCAAGggttgcaaaaatgtacaatgctgAGATTTTTTCTGGTTATGGACCTC
Proteins encoded in this window:
- the tacr3l gene encoding tachykinin receptor 3-like, translating into MASERDDSNTTRNLTNQFVQPPWRIALWSVAYSTVLAVAVFGNLIVIWIILAHKRMRTVTNYFLLNLAFSDVSMAAFNTLINFIYAAHGEWYFGEVYCRFHNFFPVTAVFASIYSMTAIAIDRYMAIIHPLKPRLSAKATMGVIVCIWSLAVVLAFPLCYFSTTRTLPRRTLCYVAWPRMADDPFMYHIIVTVLVYVLPLGVMGVTYTIVGVTLWGGEIPGDSSDTYHGQLRAKRKVVKMMIIVVVTFALCWLPYHVYFIVTGLNKSLSRWKYIQQVYLSVLWLAMSSTMYNPIIYCCLNSRFRAGFKRAFRWCPFVRFSSYDELELQNTRHRPGHQSSMCTLSRVDTSILSKDKSLCSRGQRSRLNSELNNKDS